In one Paraburkholderia megapolitana genomic region, the following are encoded:
- a CDS encoding IclR family transcriptional regulator, producing MTQRTDKAAATAQKPQRGIQSVEVGGRLLAALAHARAPLALSDLAASAALPPGQAHAYAVSLARLGLIKRDAVSGRYEPGPLALRLGLLHLERQPAFRVAVPRVAALAEAVGFSIAICIAGPQGPTIVRYEHAGFPLHVNLHVGTVMSLTTTSTGRVFCAWLPPSKLHAMLANQTGLTDYPVPTAERDAFDATLAAIRRRGIERGIDAPSPGISSLSAPVCDAAGCLQLALTAIGPTGAIDVTWNGALARALLDTTRAIGADLAALSLSPTLEATP from the coding sequence ATGACGCAACGTACAGACAAAGCAGCAGCTACTGCACAGAAACCGCAGCGCGGCATCCAGAGCGTGGAAGTCGGCGGCCGGTTACTTGCCGCGCTGGCGCACGCCCGCGCGCCGCTCGCGCTGTCCGATCTCGCCGCGAGCGCGGCGCTCCCGCCGGGTCAGGCGCATGCGTACGCCGTCAGTCTCGCGCGGCTCGGGCTCATCAAGCGCGACGCCGTATCGGGGCGCTACGAACCCGGGCCGCTGGCGTTGCGGCTCGGTCTGCTGCATCTCGAACGGCAACCGGCGTTTCGCGTCGCGGTGCCGCGTGTCGCAGCGCTCGCCGAAGCAGTCGGTTTTAGCATCGCGATCTGCATCGCGGGGCCGCAAGGCCCGACGATCGTTCGCTACGAACACGCAGGGTTTCCGTTGCACGTGAACCTGCATGTAGGCACCGTGATGTCGCTGACGACCACATCGACGGGACGCGTGTTCTGCGCCTGGCTGCCGCCATCCAAACTACACGCGATGCTGGCAAACCAGACCGGGCTCACCGATTACCCGGTTCCCACCGCAGAACGCGATGCGTTCGACGCAACGCTCGCAGCGATCCGCCGGCGCGGTATCGAGCGCGGCATCGATGCGCCGAGCCCAGGTATCAGCAGCCTGAGCGCGCCTGTCTGCGACGCCGCCGGTTGCCTGCAACTTGCATTGACCGCCATCGGCCCCACCGGCGCAATCGACGTCACATGGAACGGCGCGCTTGCTCGCGCGTTGCTCGACACCACGCGGGCGATCGGCGCGGATCTCGCCGCGCTATCACTATCGCCGACGCTGGAGGCGACGCCATGA
- a CDS encoding IclR family transcriptional regulator encodes MTTETLDPSAADTKPQRGIQSLDSTGELLAALVAAGVPLTLRDLAAAAGMPPAKAFPHLVSLQKIGLLSRDADGCFAAGPLALELGLIGLQRLSPTREAEAEVVELAASTDMSVAMAVLGPLGPTVVRLEESPRPLHVSLRVGTVMSLVNTAIGRVFAAYIADDVRRDLLGQDGLRLAGAEPAEIFAQSSSTRGAAAARLQPGYLQRLAQIRANGIDTALNKPIPGINTLAAPVFDHTGSICVVIAVMGPAGSFDSDTAGHPALTLLAATQRLSHRFGYMAVPAGS; translated from the coding sequence ATGACGACCGAAACGCTCGACCCATCCGCCGCCGATACCAAACCGCAGCGCGGTATCCAGTCGCTCGACAGCACCGGCGAACTGCTCGCCGCGCTTGTTGCAGCAGGTGTCCCGCTCACGCTACGCGATCTCGCGGCGGCCGCCGGGATGCCGCCGGCGAAGGCCTTCCCGCACCTCGTGAGCCTGCAGAAGATCGGCTTGCTGAGTCGTGACGCCGACGGTTGCTTCGCAGCCGGCCCGCTTGCGCTCGAACTCGGGCTGATCGGCCTGCAACGTCTGTCGCCAACCCGCGAAGCCGAGGCCGAAGTCGTCGAACTCGCGGCGTCGACTGACATGAGCGTCGCCATGGCCGTGCTCGGGCCGCTCGGGCCGACCGTCGTGCGGCTCGAAGAATCGCCGCGACCGCTACACGTGAGCCTGCGGGTCGGCACCGTGATGTCGCTCGTCAACACCGCGATCGGCCGCGTGTTCGCCGCTTACATTGCCGACGACGTGCGGCGCGATCTGCTTGGGCAAGATGGTTTGCGGCTGGCCGGCGCCGAACCCGCGGAGATCTTCGCGCAATCATCGTCCACGCGCGGCGCAGCCGCGGCGCGCCTCCAGCCCGGCTATCTGCAACGGCTTGCGCAGATCCGTGCGAACGGCATCGACACCGCGTTGAACAAGCCGATCCCCGGCATCAATACGCTGGCCGCGCCGGTGTTCGATCACACCGGCAGCATCTGTGTGGTGATCGCCGTAATGGGGCCGGCGGGTAGTTTCGATAGCGATACGGCGGGGCATCCTGCGTTGACGCTGCTTGCCGCGACTCAACGTCTGTCGCACCGGTTTGGTTATATGGCGGTACCGGCCGGTAGCTAG